Proteins from a genomic interval of Rhipicephalus microplus isolate Deutch F79 chromosome 6, USDA_Rmic, whole genome shotgun sequence:
- the LOC142765016 gene encoding uncharacterized protein LOC142765016: MPFYAKPDRAHMVPMMTQRGTEMPYVRRPSFSCLRLPFDCQSSHMALFVPSLRSGGVEKELLPSIRRWSDMRAVLDALAWRTDVTVTLPKVLLESPTIDLRKCLKTLELHRSSSPTDVSGSAPNAVAPGGLNASKAPSKAESVSSSANVQDLRVEGLYHKASLDLTTKGGPSPPGFSTLLSVCSTIPPNEPVRFVVDRPFVFAVLAEGLLLMIGLVRNVQSNV, from the exons ATGCCCTTCTACGCCAAGCCCGACCGCGCCCACATGGTGCCCATGATGACGCAGCGGGGAACCGAGATGCCCTACGTGCGGAGGCCATCCTTCTCGTGCCTCCGGCTGCCGTTCGACTGCCAGTCGTCGCACATGGCGCTGTTCGTGCCCTCGCTCCGGTCGGGCGGCGTGGAGAAGGAGCTGCTGCCGTCCATCCGACGGTGGAGCGACATGCGCGCCGTGCTCGACGCCCTGGCCTGGAGAACTGACGTCACGGTCACGCTTCCCAAG GTGCTGCTCGAGTCGCCCACCATAGACCTGCGCAAGTGCCTAAAGACGCTGGAACTCCACCGGTCTTCTTCCCCGACAGACGTCTCCGGTTCGGCGCCAAACGCGGTGGCACCGGGCGGCCTCAATGCCTCTAAGGCGCCGTCCAAAGCCGAGAGCGTCTCCTCGAGCGCCAACGTCCAGGACCTCCGGGTGGAAGGCCTGTACCACAAGGCATCGCTGGACCTGACCACGAAAGGCGGCCCGTCTCCCCCCGGTTTCTCAACCCTCCTGTCCGTGTGCTCGACCATTCCACCCAACGAGCCGGTGCGGTTCGTGGTGGATCGGCCCTTTGTGTTCGCCGTGCTCGCCGAAGGACTCTTGCTCATGATCGGCCTCGTCAGGAACGTCCAGAGTAATGTCTAG
- the LOC142766067 gene encoding uncharacterized protein LOC142766067, whose product MPSAGQVGTPAATSDAGSQPVPAATASQTSRAGSTATLDAEVFNEQAMALFRAALDCSPPDANVLCSPLGIASAMAAADAPRREAARTTGPCMGDVQGVAACVRRFRNCDAVCIGNLLHVDATTRLDDEYRALFEGSLQGKVRTTKAASERGATASKDIGDSTNLWASELTGGAVTSVFGWSGAAANDQREPAKRAASTEMTAQLPEPPLVRALNPVYPHRGRWVKLRFDPAAFSLPAPPLY is encoded by the exons ATGCCCTCGGCCGGCCAGGTGGGGACTCCGGCGGCGACGAGCGACGCGGGCTCCCAGCCGGTCCCCGCGGCGACGGCTTCGCAGACCAGCCGAGCCGGGTCGACGGCGACGCTAGATGCGGAAGTCTTCAACGAGCAGGCCATGGCTCTGTTCAGGGCGGCGCTGGACTGCAGCCCACCCGACGCCAACGTGCTCTGCTCGCCGCTCGGCATCGCCTCCGCCATGGCAGCCGCCGACGCGCCCAG ACGCGAGGCGGCCAGGACGACGGGTCCCTGCATGGGCGACGTGCAAGGCGTGGCGGCGTGTGTGCGTCGTTTTCGCAACTGCGATGCCGTCTGCATCGGCAACCTGCTGCACGTGGACGCCACGACAAGGCTGGACGACGAATACCGAGCGCTCTTCGagggaagcctgcagggaaag GTCCGGACGACCAAAGCGGCCTCCGAGCGTGGAGCCACGGCTTCCAAGGACATCGGCGACTCGACAAACCTCTGGGCCTCCGAGCTCACCGGCGGCGCCGTGACGAGCGTCTTCGGATGGTCGGGAGCCGCCGCGAACGACCAGAGGGAGCCAGCAAAGCGTGCGGCAAGCACGGAGATGACGGCGCAGCTGCCGGAGCCGCCCCTGGTGCGCGCTCTTAATCCCGTATACCCACACCGCGGCCGCTGGGTCAAACTGCGCTTTGATCCCGCGGCCTTTTCTTTACCAGCACCTCCTCTATATTAA